The region GAAAAGCTTCTTGCCGCAGCCGTCACCGTCATCGGCGCCAAGGTACTCACCAAGGCGGGCCGTATGCAAGGCAAGATAACCGAAATTGCCGTCGATGCCGCCGGAAAGATCGTAAGTTGCGAAGTTGAAGAAGCTGACGGCAGTATTACTCATATTCCCACCCAGCGGGTCTTTACCTTCGCCAAAGACGTCGTCATTGTCGCCGACGGCGACGCGCCCGCGCCTGCCGCCAAACCTGCTGAAACGCCTGCCGCCGCCCCTGCTCCCGCCGCCGCTCCGGCTCCGGCGCCTGCCGCTCCCGCGCCGGCCGCTGACGACGATTCCGCAAAAAAGTTTGACGACAAGCAGCGCAAATACCTTCTCGGCAAGAAGTCCAACCGCCGCATCGAGACAGATAACGGCGTGGTTATCGTCGAGCAAGGCGGCGAAATTACCGAAGAAGTAATCCAGAAAGCCAAGTTGGCAGGAAAGTTCGTCGAGCTTTCCATGAGCATCTAGAAAAAGACCTTCCCCCGCGTCGCGGGGGTTTCCTCTCTCTACATCCTCCTTGACGATTGGAAGTGCCGCCGTGCAGCCAACGACATCAAAGCCTGTCGCCAAAAACATCATAATCTTCCTTGGCGTCATCGTACTTTTCAGTGTCATAGGCACCGTGACGCTCAACACCGCCTTCACCGTCACCGATGACGTCTATGGCGGCGTACGTGTCGGCGATATCGATGTCGGCGGCTTAACCTTGCCGGCTGCGGAGCAAAAGATTGCCGACGCCTTTAACGCGTGGACGAAACACGAGCCTATAACCCTGATCTATAACGACAAGCGCTGGACAATAGCTGCCGGAGAAATTGACCTTTCCATCGATGCCGCCGCCCTGGCCAAAAAGGCATACGCGGTCGGTCGGACGGGCAATATATTCCAACAGCTGCAGGAAAGATATCTGGCGATAAATCGCGGTCACACCGTCCCGCTGGCGGTAGGGTATAGCGACGACAAGCTCCGCGCAAGAATTGCCGCGATCGCCGCCACTGTCGACCGTGACCCGCGCAACGCCTCTCTCAAGGTAGTGGCCAACTTCAGCGTTTCCAAGGAGCCGGATGCTGTCGGCCTCAAGGTCGATATCGACAAAACTCAGGCCGACATCGCCGTCAAGCTTAACACCAAAATCCCCTTCGTACTGCCGCTGACCGTCGCCAAACTCGCACCGGCGATCACCGCCCGCGACCTCGAAGGCATCGACGGCGTCATCGGCTCCTACACAACCCAGTTTAGCCCCGAAGAAAAAAACCGCTCCGCAAACATTTTAATAGCAGCCAGCAACCTTGACGACACCATCGTCAGACAGGGAGAAGTTTTTTCCTTCAACGCCATCGTCGGCCCCCGCCTGGCCAAAAACGGCTACAAAATAGCGCCCGTATTCATCAACGGCAAACTTGTTCCCGACTGGGGCGGAGGCGTTTGCCAGGTGAGCAGCACCCTTTACAACGCCGCGCTGCTGGCCGATTTAAAGATTGAGGAACGTACCCCGCATTTCCGGCCCCCGGGATATGTGCCGCTCGGTTTGGACGCCACCGTCGCCGACAATTACCTTGACTTCAGGTTTCGCAATACCTCGGGCCACAACATTTACATCCTCAGCGACGTCGCCGGCGATCAGGTCAACATCCATATCCTCGGCCGCTTGAAGTCCAACCCGCCGGAAATTCACATCGTTTCCGCCGATAAAAAGGTCTGGGAACCGAACACGGTCGTCAAGCAGGACCCCGACCTGGATCTCGGCAAAGAAGTAGTCGAAGTGGAAGGGCAGAAGGGGTTTCATATCAGCGCCTATCGCGTCAAGTACGCCGCCGGCCGCGAGATCGGTCGCGAGCTGATCTCCACCGACGAATACCAGCCCGAAGACCGGGTGGTTCGGGTCGGCACCAAAACTCCGGCCCCGAAAAAGTGAACCCCCTTTACCAGTCATAAAAACGGCGTACAGCCGTTTTTATTTTTCCCGGCGAAAGGATGAGCAAGCGACAGCGCCGAATTATGGTACAGACAAGCCATGACGGGGGAAAAAGCATGTCTGATGCAATCAGCCTGATAATCGGCCAACCGCTCCAGATAAAGACTCTGACCCCGCAAGCCACCAAACCGTACACCTCGCGGATCGTCGCCGAAACGCCCCACACCGTTACCGTGAGCATCCCCTACGACCAAGGACGGATAATGCTCCTGCCGGTGGGCAGCCGCCTGGAAATAACCATTAAACAGGGACTGCGCGATTACGTTTTCAACAGCGAAATCATCTCCCGCGACCTGGGAGAGACCAAAACCTACACTCTGATGCGCCCCCAGGCCATATCGCGTACAACTTCCCGCACCCTTAAAGAAGGCATGTCCAGGGTCATCGCCGTCACCAGCGGCAAAGGCGGCGTCGGCAAAACCACCTTCACCATCAACCTGGCTATCGCCCTGGCGGCGCAAAACAAAAGGGTATTCATCATCGACGCCGACCTTGGTACCGCCAATGTCGACGTTTTGTTGCGCCTCAGCGCAAAATACAACATCACCCACCTTCTGGCAGGCGATAAAAGCCTCCTCGACATTGCCGTGCCCGCGCCCGGCAACATCGCCGTAATCCCCGGCGGTTCCGGTTTCCAGGCCCTGACCCAGATGACCGAGGCTCAGTTTGGCCGTCTCATCGCCAGCTTTAACCAACTCGACGGCCTGGCCGATCTGATTCTCCTCGACACCGGGGCAGGCATCTCCCGCGACGTTTCTAACTTCCTTTTAGCCGCCGACGAAACCATAATCGTCACAACCCCGGAACCCCATGCCATAACCGATGCGTACGCCATCATCAAAGTCACCCACAGCCTCGCCTGCCAAACCAAGCAGATGCTGGTCGTCAACCGGGCTGAAAACCGTCAGGAAGCTGAAATTGCGGCCAACCGGCTGCTAGGAACGGTTAACCGCTACCTTGGCAAGGAGATCGAATACATCGGCTACATCGAAGACGACCCTCTCGTCAGCAAAAGCCTCAAACAACAGCAGCCTTTCCTGTTATCCGCCCCTCAGTCCGTTCCGTCCCGCAATGTCAGTTCAATCGCCGCCCGCCTCTTAAACAAGCCCGCGCCTGCGTCGTCGGGAATGTCGGGGTTTCTCGGAAAAATGCTCTCCCTGATGAAAGGGAGGTAAGAATAATTTACATAATATATTACGCACATAAAATAAAGAGGGCTTTGAAGCCCTCTTTATTTTATGTCTCAGTGTATTTTGCGGAAGACGCCGATAACCTTGCCGAGGATGGTAACCTCGCGGGAAATGATCGGCTCCAGGTAATCGTTCTCCGGCTGTAACCGGACATGGTCCTTTTCGCGGAAAAACCGTTTGACGGTGGCCTCGTCATCCCCGACCATGGCGACGACGATTTCCCCGTTGCGGGCGGTATCCTGGTCCCGCACCAGCACATAGTCGCCGTCGAGGATACCGGCGTTGATCATGCTATCGCCGCGCACGGCCAGCATAAACACGTTTTCCCGCCCCACAAGCTCGGTTGGCAGGGGATAGGTCTCCTCGATGTTTTCCATCGCCAGGATGGGCTGACCTGCCGTAACCCTACCCACAAGCGGCACAGGCGTCAACGCCTTCTGCCGCCAGGGAGTCTCATCGAGAACATCGATCGCCCGCGGCTTAGTGGGGTCGCGGCGGATAAAACCGAGCTCCTCGAGCTTTGCCAGGTGGCTGTGGACGGTGGAACTGGAACTTAGTCCGACCGCCTCGCCGATCTCCCTTACCGACGGCGGATAACCCTTGGCCCGCAACATATCTTTGATGTAGGCTAAAATCTGCTTTTGCCGCGAACTCAAGAAGCGTTCCTTGCTCATAAGCTCATCTCCCGCCTCCAAATTTACGTAACCTTATCGATATCAATTATAACAGCTATTGGTAGAAAACGCAAACGTCTGTTCGGATTTTTTCCACAAACCCCTTGACCGAACATATGTACTATGGTATTATTAACTCGAACATATATTCGGGAGGCGCAGCATGATGACGCGTAAAATCAACACGGAATCTCTCATCAAAATAGGCATGGTCGTCCTGTTCCTGTTTTACGCCTGGTCAGCCGGTGCCGGAGTAGACGCCAGCAGTCGTTCCGTCGAGGGCAGTTATCGTCTTGTGCAGGTTGCCGGGGGAGACACCGTCTGGTCTATAGCCGCCAGCGCCGCAGGCGAAAAGGACGACATCCGCAACATCGTCGTGGCAATAAAGAAGGCCAATAACCTCGATAACAATGTCCGGATCCATCCCGGTCAGGTGCTCAAAGTGCCGGTTAAAAATTAAAGGCCGCGAGTCACGGCTGAAAGCGCGGCGAAAAATCGACAAAAAACCGGCGTTTAGAAATTTATTTTACATTTTTACACAAATATGTAAATAATGACAAATTTCGCAGCAGGAATCCGACATATCACCGCGAATATACGGATTTTGGAAACGGCTTCGATGATATGTGCCTGTTTTCAGATTTTTTGCAACGGTGATTTGATGTTTCAATCTTTTCCTTTGGCCCGACGAGCGTATCTGCTTATGGTGATCTTTATTTCCGTACCTTTCGCTTTACTCGCTTTCCAGCACGCCCAGTACGCCAAGCAGCACCTCCTCAATGAAAAACAGAAAACCCTGCTCACCATCGCCACCATCCTGGAGCAGCGATTTCCCGGTTCGTTTCGCATTCCCGGCAACGAATCGAGAGGGCTTACAGTAGACGCCAGGCGACACATACTGTATGAAAAGCTCCAGCCAACCCTCCGCGAAGTCGCCATAGACTGGCCTGGTTACGGCTTTGGCTACTATGACAGGGATCTGCACATCGTCGCCCTCATTCCCGAAAACCCACGCCTTTTGGGAGCTAAGGCTACAGATGAAGCGCTTAGGGTATACAAAAGCAGGCACACCGAGACGGTTTACATCGGCAACAGTTTCATGCAGGACAGCGACGCCATCCTTAGCGTCAACTACCCGCTGTACCACCGCGGTGAAATCATCGGCCACATTTGGGTAAACGTCAAAGGCCATGATATCCGGGCGGCCTATTACGCAGAGCTGGGAAAAACCCTCGGCGTGCTGGTGATCATCCTTTTGATCATCCTTGCCGGTGTTTGGTGGCTTAGCTGGAACAACAACTACTCGTTGACAATGCTTGCCGAACATATTAAACAAGGTGGAGAAGAGGAGGAATATTTCCGCGAATTCCCACAAATAAAGCCGTTGCTCGACACCGTGACCGATCTTAGAAACCGCCTCAGCAACGAATACGCAGCCCAGGCTCGGGTCGAGGCGGAAATCGCCCGCTTCGACCGCCTCAACTTGATCGGCGAGATGGCTACCGGCGTAGTCCATGAAATACGAAACCCTATGACAGTCATCAGGGGTTACGTCCAACGGATGATGCTCAAGGCTGACCAGTCCCAGACTGCGCAATACGCGGTAATCATTGAGGAAATCGATCACATGAATGAAACGATGACCGCATTTTTATCTCTGGCCAAAAACCGGCGAGTAGAGATAGGGTTACATAACATCAATGGCATAATCGAAAATATTATGCCATTGATCGAAGCTGACGCCAATAAAGCCGGAGTCCATGTGGATTTTCGTCCTGCCGAGCAACCACTCATGGTCTACGCCGACGACAAAGAGATCCGCCAACTGGTACTAAACCTGGCCCGTAATGCTATCGAGGCGACGCCGTCCAGGGGAGCGATGTCGGTCCGCACAGCATTAAACGAGAAAGCCGTCTGCCTTACCGTCACCGATACCGGCGAAGGAATCGCCCCCTGGAACCTTGAGAAAATATTCGACCCGTTTTTTACAACCAAAGATGCGGGCACCGGTTTGGGACTGGCTATCTGCAAAAGTATCATCGACAGGCATCACGGCCGCATAGACGTTCAATCCCAACGCGGCCGCGGCACTGTTTTCACTGTCGAGCTGCCCGTTGTAGCCTGATAAAATATTATTTTGCATCTTTCTTGTTAGTTGGCCTGACCAGAGGCCAAATTTTTCTTCTTTCATTACGTCCGATAATATCTATTATGTTAAGTAACGATGAGTGGGGGGAAATTTGGGCATGAGTTTCCTCGAACAATGGGCGCAGGCGCTGGCAAGGGTACTGCGTAGCACTCCCCTCGCCAACGGCTGCTGTTACTTAGACATAATAGATGTTATGCGACAGGCGTGGACGTTCCCCTACTGTATGATGCCACCGCTGGCGCGTTGGCTGTGGACGATTTACCTCTTTCATTCGCATGGATTGAATAAATCTTGAAATGCCTAGGTGCGAACGTACAAGCCCCTCATAAAAAATGGCTTAAAACGGCTCGTAGGAGGTCGGATTTCTTGTCCACGTAAATTTTCCTATGCAAATATCTTTTTCAGATATTGTGTGACCAGTTTCACTTCGGTAAGATAACCATATGTACTTATAGCAATTGCAATAGCAAATATGATAAGGAATTGTGGTACTACCTTGCCAAAAATTCCTGGGATAATCGTAATAAACATAAATAAAACCAAAAATGCAATTAGATAAAAAATGCGAGGACGCATAGATATATCAATTAATGAACCTTCCCCATGCTCACTAATCGTACCGCTAACACGTACAATGTACATGTCTCTAAAAATAGGTTCGTCTCTTCGATTGATATAAAACGAGGAACCATCTACTTTACCCACGAAAAATTTCGGCGTTGATTTATCGGAAGTAATATGTTTTTGTATAATGGATAATGCTTCTTGGGGCTTTTTGTTTGAAACAATTGCGATTTTATGGGTAGTAAACATAGGTACACGTCTCACCTCCACAGTTCTCTCACATCTTTGCTATATGTAAATTATACCATAAAATGCCATTTATAGGTTAAATCCAAATTCTCATCCCCCTTCCGCTCCACTAAGTTACGCATTTCACATGTATGCTCACTCATGCTCTGCCGCACGTTTGGGGGAATACTGACGAAGAATTAGTGACACTCCCCGCGCTCCGCTTCGCTATGTGCGGGGCATCTTACGGGGGTACGTTTAGCCTAGTGCAGTACTTAATAAGCATTATCACTAGCCCCCCTCCCCTTCCGCTTGCGCGGTGTAGTAAAAGTATTGAAAGGGGTTGGCGGCATGACACTCACACTGATGTAGGAAGGGAAGGCTTACGCCTCCCCTTCCTTGTCGTCATTCGGAAATTCATAATCAGTGATGGATTTGGATGTCTTTTTTCATCTGCTCAAACTCTTCCCGGGTAATTTCGCCTTTGGCGTAGCGCTCTTTCAAAATTTCGAGAGCTTTGCCGGACTCCGGTGCCAGTCGATTAGGGTGGCTCGACCACGACAGTTTACGTACCAAAACGATGCCACCCCAAATGAGCAAACCCCAAAACAGAAGCATCGGTAACATCATGAATATGCCGCCTCCAAACCAGCCTCCGGGACCGCCGAACCAATCGCACATGTTATTTCACCTCTCGTTTTCCGTTTTTGATAATGGGAAATCTGATTGTAAAGGTCGTACCATCGCCACAGGCGCTGGTCACTTCAACGGTTGCGCCGTGGAGCTCGATAATCTGTCTAGCAATCGCCAGCCCCAGGCCGGTGCCGCCGCTGGAACGGGATTTATCTGCTTTGTAGAACCGCTCCCATATATGCGGCAAGTCTTCTACGGGAATACCCGCCCCAGTGTCGGCAACGGATAAGGAAACGCCGTCGTCGCCGGCAATCAGCCGAGCGGCTATTTGCCCCCCTGGCTGCGTAAACTTCAGGGCATTGTCCATCAGGATAAGCACCAGTTGCGTCAACCGGTCGCCATCGCCCTGAACGGAGGGAACGCTTGGATCAATCTGAATAACTACGGTTACTCCTTTTTCTTCACTTTTCTGCTTCAACAAAGTGCTGACATTATCGACCACTTCCGCCAGGGATACTTGCTCTATTTCCAGGCCTGCACCGTTCGCCTGCAGCTGGCTTAGATCCAATAGCTCAGCGATCAATTTCTCCAAGCGCAGAATTTCGTCGCCCATGACCCGGTGGTATTTCCTTACCTGTCCGCAGTCGGTGACAGTACCGTCCTGCAGCGCCTGGTTATAACCGCGCATGATGGTTAGCGGCGTCCGTAGTTCATGGGATACGTTGGCGACAAAATCCCGGCGCATTTTATCGGCCAGTTCCATCCGCCGGACGTATTCACCCAGGTCATGGGCCAGGGAATTGAGGGACTGACCCAGATCGCCCACTTCGTCGCTGGTCGTTACCGTTATTCGCTGGTCGTAATTGCCCCCGGCCAGGGCAGCGGCTGTTTCCCGCATGGCCCTGAGCGGCCGCGCGATGCCTCTTGCCATATAGGCGGCCAGGACGACGGCAAACAGGATGGCCACTACTCCGGCGTAGCTAAGATATTTATAGATATGCTGCAAAAAGTTGTCGATTTCCTCAATCGGCGCGTTAATCATCACCGTGCCGTTCACCGTGCCATTCTGGCGTATTAACGGCACAGCTACGATAAGCATATTTTCCTCGTAATAGGGATGATAATACGTTTTGGCCCAGGTCTGGCCGTAGTTGGCTCGCACAGCCTGAATGATCTCACTCATCCCTTTTATATCAGCCAAGCCGATTGCGGGATTCGGTTGTTCCCCTTTTTGCGCCCCTTGGCCCAAGTCAAGCGTAATCGATGGCTGCCCTTTGTCCGCCATAATCTTGAGCGCTGGGCCTTCGGCGGTGGCCTGCGCAACACCAGGCGCAGCGCTCCGAGATTGTTGCACTTGCTGACTGTTCTGTACTTCGGGGCGTCCCATAATATTCTGCCTGTCTGATCGCCAACCGCCCATCATTCCGTGATGACCGCCACTAGGCTGTTCGCTATCCGAATCGACGGACCGAGGCGACACCCCGGACTGCCCGCCGCTTGGGCTATTTGGGTTCAGTTGCCCAGGCCGGCCTGCTTGCCGGTTATGCTGCCAGCCGGGCGACATCATGCCGCCGGATTCGCCCGGAACATCACAGTCCCATCGTTCTTGAGGCATGGGGCTTGGTTTGACGACCGACGCCGGACGACGGGTGACTTGGCCGTCGTCCGGCCGTTCCTCGGACACGGTAATAAGGTTGAGGTCTTTATCTACCGCCCAGACCCTGGCATCCAGGAAACTGTCCACGCTGTTAACGAAATTGTGAAGCTGGCCATGGGTAATGCGCCCGTCGTAGTAAGCATTGACCATCCGCGCCATTTCATAGGCTTTATCCGTCAGTTCGTGCTGCTTGCGAGCGACAAAGTAATCGCGGATGAGCATCGATCCGCCGGCGCCGATCCCGGCAGGCCCCAGGACAACCAGAGCCATAAACGCAGCCAACAGCTTGTATTGCAGCGAGATCCTCATGGTCGCACCTCGAACTTGTAGCCGATGCCCCAGACGGTTTTTATATCCCAGGGCGTATCCGGCCCGGCGCCCAATTTCTTGCGGAGCCGTTTGACGTGCGTGTCGACCGTGCGGGTGTCGCCGGAGTAGCTGTAATCCCACACCAGCTCCAGCATCTGTTCGCGGGATAATACTTTACCCGGATGGGAGGTAAGCAGCCATAGCACCTCAAGCTCCTTGTTGGCTAGCGCCACCGGGTGGCCGAAGGCGATCACGCTGTGTTCGGCCATATTGATAGCGAGGCTGGGCAGATTAACGACATCAGCGGCGGCGTATTGTTGCGGGGCGGCAGTCCGCCGGAGTACGGCTTTGGCACGAGCCACGATTTCTTTGGGGTTAAATGGCTTTGCCACATAATCGTCCGCGCCGGTTTCAAGCCCCAGGATACGGTCATCGTCTTCACTGCGGGAAGTCAGGATGATGATGGGCACATTCGAGAACTTGCGGATTTGCCGGCATACCTCGATGCCGTCGAGCACAGGCATCATGATGTCTAGAATGATGATGTCCGGCTTAACCTGCTGCACAGAAAGAAGCGCCGAAGCACCATCGGCAGCTTCGGCCACGGCAAACCCGTCCTGGGTAAAGTAAAGGGATAGCAATTCCCGGATTTGAGCTTCATCGTCCACTATCAGCACTGTTTTGTCGGTCATCGTCAGCTCACCTCTTGTCCAGGTCCTCCCCTTTACTATACCACAGGCTTTCACGGGGTTGAAACAGCGTACTTATTCCAGCCTGCAGGCTGTGTCTGCCGACCTACCAGCGGCCCCCTCCGCCACCATGG is a window of Selenomonadales bacterium 4137-cl DNA encoding:
- a CDS encoding PRC-barrel domain-containing protein; amino-acid sequence: MKKSVDILGLPVISISEGLELGTAKSLVINPAQGAVAALVIDDGKWYLGAKLLPFTTVTGLGESAITVESASNIVPVSGAPDLEKLLAAAVTVIGAKVLTKAGRMQGKITEIAVDAAGKIVSCEVEEADGSITHIPTQRVFTFAKDVVIVADGDAPAPAAKPAETPAAAPAPAAAPAPAPAAPAPAADDDSAKKFDDKQRKYLLGKKSNRRIETDNGVVIVEQGGEITEEVIQKAKLAGKFVELSMSI
- a CDS encoding VanW family protein; the encoded protein is MQPTTSKPVAKNIIIFLGVIVLFSVIGTVTLNTAFTVTDDVYGGVRVGDIDVGGLTLPAAEQKIADAFNAWTKHEPITLIYNDKRWTIAAGEIDLSIDAAALAKKAYAVGRTGNIFQQLQERYLAINRGHTVPLAVGYSDDKLRARIAAIAATVDRDPRNASLKVVANFSVSKEPDAVGLKVDIDKTQADIAVKLNTKIPFVLPLTVAKLAPAITARDLEGIDGVIGSYTTQFSPEEKNRSANILIAASNLDDTIVRQGEVFSFNAIVGPRLAKNGYKIAPVFINGKLVPDWGGGVCQVSSTLYNAALLADLKIEERTPHFRPPGYVPLGLDATVADNYLDFRFRNTSGHNIYILSDVAGDQVNIHILGRLKSNPPEIHIVSADKKVWEPNTVVKQDPDLDLGKEVVEVEGQKGFHISAYRVKYAAGREIGRELISTDEYQPEDRVVRVGTKTPAPKK
- a CDS encoding AAA family ATPase, producing the protein MSDAISLIIGQPLQIKTLTPQATKPYTSRIVAETPHTVTVSIPYDQGRIMLLPVGSRLEITIKQGLRDYVFNSEIISRDLGETKTYTLMRPQAISRTTSRTLKEGMSRVIAVTSGKGGVGKTTFTINLAIALAAQNKRVFIIDADLGTANVDVLLRLSAKYNITHLLAGDKSLLDIAVPAPGNIAVIPGGSGFQALTQMTEAQFGRLIASFNQLDGLADLILLDTGAGISRDVSNFLLAADETIIVTTPEPHAITDAYAIIKVTHSLACQTKQMLVVNRAENRQEAEIAANRLLGTVNRYLGKEIEYIGYIEDDPLVSKSLKQQQPFLLSAPQSVPSRNVSSIAARLLNKPAPASSGMSGFLGKMLSLMKGR
- the lexA gene encoding transcriptional repressor LexA yields the protein MSKERFLSSRQKQILAYIKDMLRAKGYPPSVREIGEAVGLSSSSTVHSHLAKLEELGFIRRDPTKPRAIDVLDETPWRQKALTPVPLVGRVTAGQPILAMENIEETYPLPTELVGRENVFMLAVRGDSMINAGILDGDYVLVRDQDTARNGEIVVAMVGDDEATVKRFFREKDHVRLQPENDYLEPIISREVTILGKVIGVFRKIH
- a CDS encoding LysM peptidoglycan-binding domain-containing protein; the encoded protein is MMTRKINTESLIKIGMVVLFLFYAWSAGAGVDASSRSVEGSYRLVQVAGGDTVWSIAASAAGEKDDIRNIVVAIKKANNLDNNVRIHPGQVLKVPVKN
- a CDS encoding ATP-binding protein, with the translated sequence MVIFISVPFALLAFQHAQYAKQHLLNEKQKTLLTIATILEQRFPGSFRIPGNESRGLTVDARRHILYEKLQPTLREVAIDWPGYGFGYYDRDLHIVALIPENPRLLGAKATDEALRVYKSRHTETVYIGNSFMQDSDAILSVNYPLYHRGEIIGHIWVNVKGHDIRAAYYAELGKTLGVLVIILLIILAGVWWLSWNNNYSLTMLAEHIKQGGEEEEYFREFPQIKPLLDTVTDLRNRLSNEYAAQARVEAEIARFDRLNLIGEMATGVVHEIRNPMTVIRGYVQRMMLKADQSQTAQYAVIIEEIDHMNETMTAFLSLAKNRRVEIGLHNINGIIENIMPLIEADANKAGVHVDFRPAEQPLMVYADDKEIRQLVLNLARNAIEATPSRGAMSVRTALNEKAVCLTVTDTGEGIAPWNLEKIFDPFFTTKDAGTGLGLAICKSIIDRHHGRIDVQSQRGRGTVFTVELPVVA
- a CDS encoding SHOCT domain-containing protein, which encodes MMLPMLLFWGLLIWGGIVLVRKLSWSSHPNRLAPESGKALEILKERYAKGEITREEFEQMKKDIQIHH
- a CDS encoding ATP-binding protein, with translation MRISLQYKLLAAFMALVVLGPAGIGAGGSMLIRDYFVARKQHELTDKAYEMARMVNAYYDGRITHGQLHNFVNSVDSFLDARVWAVDKDLNLITVSEERPDDGQVTRRPASVVKPSPMPQERWDCDVPGESGGMMSPGWQHNRQAGRPGQLNPNSPSGGQSGVSPRSVDSDSEQPSGGHHGMMGGWRSDRQNIMGRPEVQNSQQVQQSRSAAPGVAQATAEGPALKIMADKGQPSITLDLGQGAQKGEQPNPAIGLADIKGMSEIIQAVRANYGQTWAKTYYHPYYEENMLIVAVPLIRQNGTVNGTVMINAPIEEIDNFLQHIYKYLSYAGVVAILFAVVLAAYMARGIARPLRAMRETAAALAGGNYDQRITVTTSDEVGDLGQSLNSLAHDLGEYVRRMELADKMRRDFVANVSHELRTPLTIMRGYNQALQDGTVTDCGQVRKYHRVMGDEILRLEKLIAELLDLSQLQANGAGLEIEQVSLAEVVDNVSTLLKQKSEEKGVTVVIQIDPSVPSVQGDGDRLTQLVLILMDNALKFTQPGGQIAARLIAGDDGVSLSVADTGAGIPVEDLPHIWERFYKADKSRSSGGTGLGLAIARQIIELHGATVEVTSACGDGTTFTIRFPIIKNGKREVK
- a CDS encoding response regulator transcription factor, with amino-acid sequence MTDKTVLIVDDEAQIRELLSLYFTQDGFAVAEAADGASALLSVQQVKPDIIILDIMMPVLDGIEVCRQIRKFSNVPIIILTSRSEDDDRILGLETGADDYVAKPFNPKEIVARAKAVLRRTAAPQQYAAADVVNLPSLAINMAEHSVIAFGHPVALANKELEVLWLLTSHPGKVLSREQMLELVWDYSYSGDTRTVDTHVKRLRKKLGAGPDTPWDIKTVWGIGYKFEVRP